The following is a genomic window from Episyrphus balteatus chromosome 1, idEpiBalt1.1, whole genome shotgun sequence.
aatatctaaataaacataataatttaaacaattataatttttcttaaacctTTGGAATGGGACACAATCCATCTTGCGGTATTTCAGGAAAATCTGAGACAGTCTCAAATGATGGGCTaaatgtttttctaaaaaatccttGGTAAAATTTACACATTGGGGTCTGTTCATACTGATAGGGTGATGCACGATAATCACCATCTCCCAGTGCACTTCTTAAAATTTTCACTCCATActgtaaagtaaaataaaacattttcaagccagtatcttcaaaaaaaaaaaaaaacaaaaaaacacattttaccGAATAAGTATTGTCCATATCCTTGTGATATGTAAAGCTTCCAGTAAAAGAAGAAGTCACATGAGTTCTATTACGACCTTTAAGTACTCTCAAATTGCTAAAATCAATATCATAATTACTTCCTTCTAGAGGTTCAAGTCGTTCTAGATGTGCTTCCCAATCATATTCTAATGCTTCCTCAGACTTCAGATAAGAAATAAATAtatcatattttattaaaatttatc
Proteins encoded in this region:
- the LOC129906760 gene encoding uncharacterized protein LOC129906760 codes for the protein MEKKNKDSNHRRPSLYYQKLNSNLKLKFKLEMRTITYFIQICLLFWICASEEALEYDWEAHLERLEPLEGSNYDIDFSNLRVLKGRNRTHVTSSFTGSFTYHKDMDNTYSYGVKILRSALGDGDYRASPYQYEQTPMCKFYQGFFRKTFSPSFETVSDFPEIPQDGLCPIPKGTYHIKSAFLKERGELPKHVQPGVYRLEVTCLKNMETLVGGFNVYARVFKKQT